The segment CAGGCGAACATGAAGTCATGCCACACCAAGAGGCCGAGTTCGTCGCAGAGGTCGTAGAAATCCTCACTCTCGTAGACACCACCGCCCCACAGCCGGATAATGTTCATGTTTGCCTCGACGGCGGCCTCCAGGTCGCGAGCGTAATCCGCTCGCGTCAGTCCGGCGACAAAGCTGTCCGCGGGAACCCAGTTTGCTCCCTTCGCAAACACCGGCCTGCCATTCACCACAAACTGGAACGTCTCACCCCATTTGTCCGGGTGCCGGTCAAGCACGATGGTCCGGAGACCGATCCGTTTCCGGCAGGTGGACAGAATTCGGCCATCCGCATCGCGGAGGGCGACATGGAGGTCGTACAAGGGCTGCGCCCCCTGGCCGGCGGGCCACCAAAGCTCGGGACTGGGAACATCGAGCACGGACATGACTTCGTGGCTTTCCGTCACAACCGCACCGTCGAGGTGCAGTGAAGTGTGCAGGTTTAGTCCCTTGGCCGTTCCCTCGAACTCGGGTTCCACGTGGAGCCGGACGCGGCCGGCACGTGTATGTTCCTGACGGATACGCACGCCGCTGAGGCGGGCCTGGCTCCAGCCTTCCAACCTGAGGTCGCGCCAGACGCCCGCGGTGACGAGGCGGGGGCCCCAGTCCCACCCAAACTGGCATTGCTGCTTGCGGATGCGCGTGCATCCGCCGACCGGATCATTGATCTCTCTCGGCGCATGATCCTGCCGTGCGGTGTCGATGTAGCGTCGCGCGCTTGCAAAGTGAATGTGCAGGCGGTTGCCGGACGGCTTGAGCAGATGCCTGACGTCCCAGCGGTGCCCGACGAACATGTTCTCACTGCTTCCAACCGCCTTCCCGTTGAGGGTGACGGTCGCAACGGTATCGAGTCCGTCTGAGACCAGCAGCACGTTCTCCTCCTCCAGAAGACCCTGCGGCAGGTCGAACACGGTCTCGTATTCCCAGTCGCGGTGTTCAATCCACTGCAACTGCAGCTCATTTGTGCCGTGAAACGGATTGGGTATCAGGCGGTGATGGAGCAGATCGGTGTGGACGCAGCCTGGCACGCGCGCGCTGCGCCAGGACTCGCGCGAGCCGGCTTCGCGAAATTTCCAATTTGTCTGGGAAAGGGAGAAGGTGGAGGGCACGGGTGTCTGGGTTAGGCCAACTCGCCCACCTCATTCCATTGCGCCGCGAAACGCAAGACAGCCCGAACCTTTACGTTGCGACGGTTCCCGGTGACCGGGGGCGCTCTTACCAGTGCCTGTCGAGGAAACGCATGCTTTCCGGGATGTTTACCGCGGGATCCTCAGACTCATCCTCGATGAGGTAGTACTCGATCCCGGCGGCCTGGCCGGCTGCAAAAACCGCCTCCCACGCAATCTGCCCCTGACCAACGGGCACGTTGTCGCTCGCCGGCGCGTGACCGGTGTAGATCCCGGTGGGGGCACCCTTTCTGATGTCCTTGACGTGCATTAGCTTGAAGCGGTTTGGGTATTTCTTGAGCAGCGCCGTCGGGTCCTGGCCGCCATGCTGCGCCCAGAATACGTCGAGCTCGAAGCTGACGTCCTCGGCACGAGTCTCGTTGACGATGACGTCAAACGGGGTGCTGCCGTCGGCCTCGGGCTTGAACTCGTATCCATGCGGGTGATACGCGAACCGCAGGCCTTCCTTTCGCAAGGCGCCGCCCCAGGAGTTGAACTCAGCCGCCACCTTCTTCGCCATTGGCACATCGAACCCCGTGTTCGGCACCCAGGCGATGCATACCCATTTGACGCCGAGCGCCTTGGCATCATTAATAATGCCCGGAAGATCCTTGCTGAATCGATCATAAGGGAAGTGCGCGCTGACGGCCTTCAGGCCGGCTGCATCGATGGCCTTGGCAAACTCGGATGCAGTCTGGCCGTAGGTGCTGTGGGTTTCCACGGTCGTGAAGCCCAGTGACCGCGTAAGCTTGAGGCCTTCCTGGGGATCCTTCTCGAATGTTTTCCGCAAGCTCCAGAGTTGGATGCCAAACTCAAGGTGAGCGGAGGCGAGAGGACACAGCGCGATTAGGCCTAGTACGAGGAGGAGGAGTCGGTTGGGGTTCATGAAGAGAATGTTAGAAGTCCGAAGAGTTGCTGACGAAGGCGGCCAGCTTTCCATCGGGGGACCAGGAGTTCACGTTGATTGATCCCTGACCCCCGTAAACGTAGGCGACCACACGAGGGGAGCCGCCATCGGCCGGCATGGCGCGGAGGTAGACGTGTTTGTAAAACGGGTGGTCCCCTGACGGGACTTCGGGTCGATAGCTGAGAAACAGGAGCTTCTTTCCATCTGGGGAGGGGTGAGGGAACCAGTTCTGAAACTCATCGTTTGTCAATTGCCTCTGATCCGAGCCGTCGGCCGCCATGCTCCAAAGCTGCATTTTGCCTGTTCTTTCCGAGTTGAAATAGATCCTGGTGCCGTCGGGTGAGTACTCGGATCCATCGTCAAGGCCCGCTGCTGAAGTCAGCCGCTCCTCTTCTCCGCCACCGGCCGGGATACGGTAGATGTCGTAGTTGCCTCCCCGGTCGGCCGTGTAGATGAGGAACTTTGAGTCTGGGGACCAGCCGTGAAGGTAGGAGGGAGCGAGGGGCGTCACGAGCCGGGGTACGCCGCCTTCAATCGGAATGACATACACCCGCGACGGCTGCCCGCTGGAGATGCCGAGCCATCTTCCATCGAAGGAGAGCGCGTGGTCGTTGTTGTTCTCGAGTTGTGCGCCCGTGTCGATCGGTGAGATCGTAGCCGTTGCCAACTCGTAGCGACCGATGCGTCCGTTGCGGTTGAAGATGAGTGCCTTCCCATCCACCGTCCAGTTCGGCGCCTGCAGGGAGTCGTGGACGTGATGCAGAATCCTTCGGTGCCCGGTGGAGGGATCAAGAATCTCAAGCCAGCTGCCAATGTAGTCGCGGTACGGGCGATAGTCCGAACTGGCTGGGCGGATGAGGCGAACGTTGCGCAGAAGCGCCGTTTCGGAGACCGCATTATTGTGCGAGCACACGTAGAGCCCGACATAAACCTCGTCGCCGAGGTCGATTTCGTTCACCTCGGCCTCCGTGAAGGTGTCGCCGAAGCGGGCAGCTGACATGCGGAAGGTCGAGCCCCGCCTTTCAAGCTGCAGCATGTCAGCACCCTGGATCGGGAGCCGGAGTTCTTCCGTGGGTCCGCCGGACAACCTGCGAAACTGGAGCGACATCAGTCCGTCGCCGTGCCTGCACGCGTTGACATGCGGGGACCCCGGAGTGAGGTCCTTCCGAATGATCAGCCCAACCTTGCGGTGGGCATCGACGCCCTGCCCGACGAACTCGGTGAGGGCCTGGAGTATCAAATCACCGGATACACGACGGTGGACAAAATGAAAGGCATCGCGGTCGAACCACATGTTCGTGCCCGAAGCAGTGACAGTAAACGCCTGGGACGTGGCATCGTAGGCGGCCTTGCCCGGCGACCCGACATCGCCCACGTCGCAGGACGTGTCGAAGGGTCCGAGTCCGGAGGGCGCGGACGCGTTGGCAAGCGGCGCAAAAAGGGTGAGCATGGCGGCGGCGAGGAGAGTTCGCAGGGCGATTGGGGGACGCATTGGGGGGAGGGGTGAAGGCAGCGAAGCCGCCCGCACGTCAATCACAAGCGCGTCCCCATCTATTCATTTGAATGCGACCTGCTGGGGCCGCTGGCGCGCCCCCCTCGGGCCCTTGCCGTAGCGCCTCCGAAACGCCCGGTAAAACTGCAGGTACGAGGCGAAACCACCCTCGAGGGCGGCCTCAAGGAGAGTCGCCCTGGGGTTTTGGTTCAGGTGCTGGACCGCGCGGTCGAGCCGGTTGCCTTCCCGGAACTCCGACGGCGTCTGGCCAATCTGCTGCAGGAAGATCCGAGTGAGGCGCGATTTGCTGAGACCGCATTCCCGGGCGTAGTTTTCAATTCGTTCATTCCGTCGTGGATTGCCAAGGCAGCGAACGAGTGCGGCGACTGCAGGGTGCACATCGTCACCGGGCACATCGCGGCCCGACGCGAGAAAGACCGACCAGGAACGCGTGAGCGCAAAAGCGAGGGCCCCATTGATGGCGTCGACGTCGTCTCCCGACCAGACCTGGTCCTTGTAGATCCGGCGCAGTTCGTCGCACGCCGGCTCCGGGATCACCCGGCAGAACACGCCCTCCGGATCGTTCGCCCGCAATGGGACGTACGGTGACTGCGTGGCGAACTGCGCCACGAGCGACTGTTTGAAGAGACCGATCATGATCTCCAGGTGAGGAGAACGGTCCATCAGCGCGTGCCGCTGGCCGGGGAAAAGCCAGACGAGTGTGTTCTTCTGAAGTTCGTAGATGCGCCCCTGGAGGTGGTAACGCGCGCGCCCTTCGAGGACGAAGTTAAGCTCGAGCTCGGGGTGGCGGTGGGGGAAGCCGAACGAGCGTTTTGACACGTGATGACGGAATCCTCCCTGGGCGAGGGTATCCGGAATCGTGTAAGGGGCGGGGTCGGCCACGGCAGCACATTTTGATAGGTTTATGCCGAGGAATGAAAGGAAATATCCCCGGGCTCGGTGTTATCCTTTGGAATGGCTCGCATTCGACTCACCTACATCGGTGCCGGCAGCACGCGTGCGCCGGGCACGATCGGCTCAATCATCAGGCACGGCAAGGCGTTTGCCGGTTCGGAAGTGGTGTTGTGGGACCTTGTTCCCGAACGCCTTGCAATCGTGAAGACGATCGCCGAGCGGATGGCTGCGGCTGAAGGCGTCGACATGAAGTTCACGGTCGCCAAGTCGCAGCGTGAAGCACTTCA is part of the Opitutaceae bacterium genome and harbors:
- a CDS encoding biopolymer transporter TolR, giving the protein MRPPIALRTLLAAAMLTLFAPLANASAPSGLGPFDTSCDVGDVGSPGKAAYDATSQAFTVTASGTNMWFDRDAFHFVHRRVSGDLILQALTEFVGQGVDAHRKVGLIIRKDLTPGSPHVNACRHGDGLMSLQFRRLSGGPTEELRLPIQGADMLQLERRGSTFRMSAARFGDTFTEAEVNEIDLGDEVYVGLYVCSHNNAVSETALLRNVRLIRPASSDYRPYRDYIGSWLEILDPSTGHRRILHHVHDSLQAPNWTVDGKALIFNRNGRIGRYELATATISPIDTGAQLENNNDHALSFDGRWLGISSGQPSRVYVIPIEGGVPRLVTPLAPSYLHGWSPDSKFLIYTADRGGNYDIYRIPAGGGEEERLTSAAGLDDGSEYSPDGTRIYFNSERTGKMQLWSMAADGSDQRQLTNDEFQNWFPHPSPDGKKLLFLSYRPEVPSGDHPFYKHVYLRAMPADGGSPRVVAYVYGGQGSINVNSWSPDGKLAAFVSNSSDF
- a CDS encoding AraC family transcriptional regulator, with amino-acid sequence MADPAPYTIPDTLAQGGFRHHVSKRSFGFPHRHPELELNFVLEGRARYHLQGRIYELQKNTLVWLFPGQRHALMDRSPHLEIMIGLFKQSLVAQFATQSPYVPLRANDPEGVFCRVIPEPACDELRRIYKDQVWSGDDVDAINGALAFALTRSWSVFLASGRDVPGDDVHPAVAALVRCLGNPRRNERIENYARECGLSKSRLTRIFLQQIGQTPSEFREGNRLDRAVQHLNQNPRATLLEAALEGGFASYLQFYRAFRRRYGKGPRGARQRPQQVAFK
- a CDS encoding sugar phosphate isomerase/epimerase → MNPNRLLLLVLGLIALCPLASAHLEFGIQLWSLRKTFEKDPQEGLKLTRSLGFTTVETHSTYGQTASEFAKAIDAAGLKAVSAHFPYDRFSKDLPGIINDAKALGVKWVCIAWVPNTGFDVPMAKKVAAEFNSWGGALRKEGLRFAYHPHGYEFKPEADGSTPFDVIVNETRAEDVSFELDVFWAQHGGQDPTALLKKYPNRFKLMHVKDIRKGAPTGIYTGHAPASDNVPVGQGQIAWEAVFAAGQAAGIEYYLIEDESEDPAVNIPESMRFLDRHW